The following proteins are encoded in a genomic region of Elgaria multicarinata webbii isolate HBS135686 ecotype San Diego chromosome 16, rElgMul1.1.pri, whole genome shotgun sequence:
- the MRPS11 gene encoding small ribosomal subunit protein uS11m, protein MIPVLAITRRGLLGGASGCSLALSQGVKTGVRRLQEVADDAASPATEEPEVVQKSDFSFFPPVPGRESSLRWAGKKFEEIPIVHIKATYNNTHVLVSSHENVPLALSTCGTEGFKNAKKSSGIAAQAAGIAAAIKAKAKGVSHVRIVVKGLGPGRMAAIKGLTMGGLEVISLTDNTPIPHNGCRPRKARRL, encoded by the exons ATGATTCCCGTCTTGGCGATTACCCGGAGGGGGCTTTTGGGGGGCGCCTCGGG CTGCAGTCTTGCTCTGTCTCAGGGCGTGAAGACCGGTGTCCGGAGGCTTCAGGAGGTAGCAGACGATGCAGCCAGTCCGGCGACTGAAGAGCCAGAGGTTGTACAGAAGAGTGACTTCAG CTTTTTCCCTCCGGTGCCAGGAAGAGAGAGTTCTCTGAGGTGGGCTGGAAAGAAGTTCGAAGAGATCCCAATAGTTCACATCAAAGCAACATATAACAA CACTCACGTCCTGGTGTCCTCGCATGAGAACGTCCCGTTGGCCCTGTCTACCTGTGGCACCGAAGGGTTCAAGAATGCGAAGAAGTCCAGTGGCATTGCTGCACAGGCGGCTGGAATCGCGGCAGCAATA AAAGCCAAAGCGAAGGGCGTGTCCCACGTGCGAATCGTGGTGAAGGGCCTGGGACCCGGGCGAATG GCAGCCATCAAAGGACTGACCATGGGCGGCTTGGAGGTGATCTCTCTTACGGACAACACCCCGATTCCACACAATGGCTGCCGGCCTCGGAAGGCACGGAGGCTGTGA